Below is a window of Bacteroidota bacterium DNA.
TGGATTTTTTGTGCGGGTGGCGGACAACTACCGCAATTGGGCATAAAGAAGTGAATCAGTACGGCTTTACCTGCGTCTAAGTCGGCCAATAAATCGTGGGAGTTTCCGTTACAGTCAACACCTTTTAATTGCATTACTGTTTGGGCCTTGGAAATCGTAATTACGAACATCAAAGCAATTGATAGAAAAATTGTGTTTTTCATTTTTTGTTTTATTAATTATTGATTTGTTTTTGGGGAAATATTCTTTGGAAATGTATAAATACATCTCTAGCCGATGCACTTATTTAAAGTGTCGGCAAAAAAATGAGTGAAAATCAAATAAGAAAAACCTGATTGAGCAAATATATAGCTTGCTCATTTAGCAGCGGAGGCGGATGGTCGAACTGTATTTCCTGCTCCGAAAATATTGATGTGTAATTTATACCATATAAGGGGGTAGAAGCAATAGGTAACTGCTTAAAACCTTTATACACAATAACAATAATTTGCTTAGAGTTACGCTGGGTATCCTTTATCTTAAAAGAAGCAGTTTTGTCTTTACAACAATCTTTTTTCATGGGCATATCACCACAGGGACATTTGGCTTCGTCTGTACCAATAATCGAAAATGAGGCTAACCTTCCACCGCAATAATGCACGGATACTGATAAGCCAATGGCTGGTATCAGATAACAGAACAGTAAAAGTATTGCGAATATTTTTCTCATTTCCTCGAAAATGCTTACGCAAATATAAGGAGGTTTTTAAAAATGCAAATACTTTTTTTTCGTTAAAAACGCGTGGAGCAAAATAAAAGCGAGTGAACTTAAGGAAGCCATCAATATAATTCCTGTCGAAACAAATACATAAAACCATGCTTGTAGGCTTTGCATCATCGAACTGAAAGAAGTAGTCTGAGCTCCCATTTGCCAAATACCTTTTTGTATCCCGATGATGATTAATGATAGCCAAAAAAGTAATAACCCAATTTGTAGCATCCAATAAAAAACATTCAAGACTTTTGATCCTTTTGCAAATTCTTCATTATGGGGCATAAAAAATTCAAAACAAGCTGCAATTAGTATCATCGTATTAATGCCTATTGTGGTTCCCATAGCATGTGCCACTGTAACATGTGTGCCATGTGTATATAAGTTAAATGCTGGTATCGACATCACAATGGCAAGCATCATATTAAAAAAAATCCAGACTTCTGAAGCCAATAAAAAACGGTATGGGAAATAATAATAGTTTTTGCGTGCGGTAGTAACTGTGCTCTTAAAAGTATAAAATATTCGTAGCAAAAATATCCATTCGGTCATGCTCACTATATAACTCACATATCTGATATAACTTTCGGTAGGCAAAGTATATATATGATGGCCCCAATTAAACATTAAATTAAACAATCCCAAAAAATACAAAGCGAATGCTAAATTAGATTTTGCGGTGGAACGTTCGCCACTAATTCGTTCCATTAAAAAAAAGGCAGTGCCATATATCATTTGGTTCCACGAGCCTACCAATGAACCATTTGCTTTCCATTGAATAGTAAGGTCTTTGAGGAAATGTTCTCTAAAATAGGGGAACTCCCAAAGATAATTTTCTAAAAAAGTAAAAAGAAAGAATATAATTCCCGTCATCCACATCCAAATATATACGGGCCATTTTTTAATTTTAGTGGCAGCTATAAAATAATTAACTAAAAAAAGTACCCACGTAATTGCAATAATTAATGCATACTTTGGTGGAAATTCCCAATATTCTCTGCCCCCAAATTGTTGCTGCGAATACGAAAATAAAATAGCTATAATTGCAATCCACCATATTACTAACTGCATATAGGCCAATGGTTTTGAGATAGTATCAGGTTGTGCAGATTGCAAGCCACAATATATACAACCGCAAGCCCCCATCAATATAAAAAACATCACACATGATACATGCATGGGGCGTAATTGTATAAAGCCCAAATATTCTTGTGAAAAACCTGGGATTATATAATTGAATGCCGCCACTACCCCAAAAACTAAACCCAATACTAGCATAAACAAAGCGGAAGCTAAGTAATAACGACCTATACTGCTGTGCAAATTAATTCCCATGTTTATATATCATTCCATTCGATTGCTTTATATAAGTTCTTGGGTCTGCCGTTCCACTGGCATCAGTTGAAATTAAAAACGTGATCAGATTTTCTTTCTCCTGTTCATTCAGATGGAATACGGGCATTTGTTTAGATCCAGACTGAATAATTGCCAATATATATTGTTTATCTTTCCCTTTTACTGAGATAATATTGGTAAGGTCAGGGCCTAAATATCCGCCCAAGCCATAAAGCTGATGGCAGCTCTGACAATTATACTTTTGCCAGACTAATTGCCCATCAATAGCTTTAGTATGATCATAATTGGATTGATACGTATAATTTTTGTTTGAATATAAAACTAGAGAATAACTAAAGAAAGATATTGCCATCAATGCAAAAAGATATTTCTGCCATTGCTTCTTCATCGTACCATTTATTAAGTCAACTTAAATTTAAATTGACTTCTAACTATCAATGTAGTTCCGCTAAACATTATTATCGCTGCCACCAAAAGAAATTCATTCGTATAGGGAACACTCTCATACTTAAGTGCTGATATACCTTGTACCATTAATAATAATTCATTGAAAAATATTCCAAATGTAAAAACTATGATACCAACAGTGCTTAAGCGGTTCAACAAAATTAGTTTTTGAGATACTGAATATCCTATAATAAAAACAGTGATTACACCGAGCAAAATTAGATGCAAATAACCTATTACTATAGGTCGGAATCCAAAAGCCAATTTACTTAATGGTGGATAGGTGGAACCTAACTGCAAAAGTAATTTAATACTTAGTGCAATGGCTGATAAAAGTAATAAGGTAAATGCGGTTCTTGATAAATTTTTTTTGATAGAAATAATCTTTACCAACCAAAGCCAAGCTATAACCTGAGCTATAGCAGATGCTACTACCAACCAATAACTCCAAAGTGGAATTGGCATCCACAATACTGATAAAAAATAAGCAGGTATGCACGCGAGAAAAAATAACCAAAATATATATTTAAATGAACCATTTAATTTACCTAAGGTATTCAGTTTGTCAGTAAACAAACCCATACATGCGAAAAAGAACCAACCATTATACTGGAAATGTAAAAAGAAATATACGGACGACAAATACCAATTTTGTTGCACCAAATTATTGGCCATCATATAGGCCAAACTAAAGGCTCCTAGCGAGGAAATAGCATTAAATATCAATGAGGCTTTAAACCACAAATGACTAATAGCATCCAATTTTAATTTGTTTAAGTCTCTCCAATATATAATAGCAAATATATAAGAAACAAAAACTGAAAGTGTAGAAAAAGTGATTGAATAAATATTATAGCCTGAAATAGGGAAAACAACTAACATACCGTATGCAGTTATCAAATTTGCTATTAAAATCCACCCATACTTTTTATATGCATTTTTATTTCCTCTTCTATATAAGTAATCAACTAGCAAAGCCATTAATGCTTGGGTAATCCAACCTGCAAAGGCAAAGTGAGAATGTCCTTGTAATAGTTGCTTTTGGTCGACAAAGGGAAGTGCGAAGGCGATTTTGTACCTTAGTACTACACCTATCAAAGCTATAATATTTAAATTTATAAGAG
It encodes the following:
- a CDS encoding cbb3-type cytochrome c oxidase subunit I — encoded protein: MGINLHSSIGRYYLASALFMLVLGLVFGVVAAFNYIIPGFSQEYLGFIQLRPMHVSCVMFFILMGACGCIYCGLQSAQPDTISKPLAYMQLVIWWIAIIAILFSYSQQQFGGREYWEFPPKYALIIAITWVLFLVNYFIAATKIKKWPVYIWMWMTGIIFFLFTFLENYLWEFPYFREHFLKDLTIQWKANGSLVGSWNQMIYGTAFFLMERISGERSTAKSNLAFALYFLGLFNLMFNWGHHIYTLPTESYIRYVSYIVSMTEWIFLLRIFYTFKSTVTTARKNYYYFPYRFLLASEVWIFFNMMLAIVMSIPAFNLYTHGTHVTVAHAMGTTIGINTMILIAACFEFFMPHNEEFAKGSKVLNVFYWMLQIGLLLFWLSLIIIGIQKGIWQMGAQTTSFSSMMQSLQAWFYVFVSTGIILMASLSSLAFILLHAFLTKKKYLHF
- a CDS encoding cytochrome c, with amino-acid sequence MAISFFSYSLVLYSNKNYTYQSNYDHTKAIDGQLVWQKYNCQSCHQLYGLGGYLGPDLTNIISVKGKDKQYILAIIQSGSKQMPVFHLNEQEKENLITFLISTDASGTADPRTYIKQSNGMIYKHGN